A window from Heteronotia binoei isolate CCM8104 ecotype False Entrance Well chromosome 15, APGP_CSIRO_Hbin_v1, whole genome shotgun sequence encodes these proteins:
- the SHBG gene encoding sex hormone-binding globulin, which produces MQIHNSVISISVSGGQSINDGRWHQIMVKNEGDSVVLELDGAELLTLSQVSHAILGHPFLEMRIAVGGLLIPWKDLIIPMNTAMDGCLRRWNWLNTSSSWLEGTALDGEGTKGCFPSIHRGSFFPGGGLASFLLSGLPSGLSANNESWALAVEVSFSASPQKGVILAVSPAELAPILSLKLEDTDVVAQLGDKTVLQSPLPVGACPALALLLRVNSSELTLHLGPHVTSESIREAEFEALRRLWLSGEGRLFLGGLPGQGDTPLTQEGSFFRGCLHEIRVQGLMLDLDSAQYRSNAIWAYSCPGNESLGLSGTDGDAKLGGKGEVSPTLAASPLPS; this is translated from the exons ATGCAGATCCACAACAGCGTCATTAGCATCAGCGTCTCTGGGGGGCAGTCCATCAACGACGGCCGGTGGCACCAG ATCATGGTGAAGAACGAAGGGGACAGCGTGGTGCTAGAGCTGGACGGGGCTGAGCTGCTGACTCTCAGTCAAGTTTCTCACGCCATCCTTGGTCACCCTTTCCTGGAAATGCGCATTGCTGTGGGGGGTCTTCTTATCCCCTGGAAGGATTTGATCATTCCG ATGAACACAGCCATGGACGGCTGCTTGAGGCGGTGGAACTGGTTGAACACGAGCAGCAGTTGGCTGGAAGGGACCGCCCTGGACGGCGAGGGGACCAAAGGCTGCTTTCCCAGCATCCACCGGGGCAGCTTCTTCCCTGGAGGCGGACTGGCCAGCTTCCTGCTCTCAG GCCTCCCCAGCGGACTGAGCGCCAACAACGAGAGCTGGGCACTGGCTGTGGAGGTGTCTTTCAGTGCCAGCCCACAGAAGGGGGTGATCCTGGCGGTCTCACCTGCGGAGCTGGCCCCGATCCTCAGTCTGAAACTGGAGGACACG GACGTGGTAGCGCAGCTGGGGGACAAGACAGTTCTGCAGAGCCCGCTACCTGTGGGGGCCTGTCCGGCTTTGGCTCTTCTGCTCCGTGTCAACTCCTCCGAGCTCACCTTGCATCTGGGCCCCCATGTAACCTCAGAGTCGATCCGGGAGGCAGAGTTCGAAGCCCTACGGCGTCTCTGGCTGAGCGGGGAAGGCCGTCTTTTCCTTGGGGGGCTCCCTG GGCAGGGAGACACCCCTCTGACTCAGGAGGGAAGTTTCTTCCGGGGCTGCCTCCACGAGATCCGGGTTCAAGGCTTGATGCTGGACCTCGACTCAGCCCAATACAGAAGCAATGCCATCTGGGCCTACAGCTGCCCCGGGAACGAGAGCCTCGGCCTCAGCGGCACAGACGGCGACGCCAAACTGGGGGGCAAGGGGGAGGTTTCCCCGACACTGGCAGCCTCACCCCTCCCCTCCTAG